The proteins below come from a single Halomonas binhaiensis genomic window:
- a CDS encoding DHA2 family efflux MFS transporter permease subunit, with product MSNDTSLRETPPMTQVERLFKRYGPRYRLWVTLTVMLGLVALGMSITIVNVAIPYIKGAFGMSDSQVQWLSTGFLASTTVSLLVAPWLVAAIGQRATFMGLLLVFIAASILGGLGQGMATLVAARIIQGAMTGLIRPVAMQALFAAYPPEGRGMAVAMYGMCLGLPLTLATVIGGWLVENFTWRYVFFITLPICLAAVAMGYIFLPSREQKGPRPPFDWAGVAMLFAAVFSILTALSNGQRWGWDDPRVPVLVLFSLLCAASFIAWQRHTKHPLLDLAIFRYRIFVVGALAMLLFGGAFYGVMYLLPQFVQSVLHYSPITAGMIFVPSTAVLGVLVPLVGWLSDRHPPHWITLPGLACTVFSVWHMAQMDWNTSFAFLAGSMAIMSIGMASFPPPTLSNAIAALPLQLTGHGSGAINFAMQLGGALGTAGLVILLDRQTALHGHHLNAGINANNAMANEQLSYLAELTARLGIPDTQQQTMAGYLTGRLESIWASLLAYQDGFWLLVGVLLIVSIPSVLLSRWRYA from the coding sequence TTGTCGAATGACACCTCTCTGCGCGAGACGCCCCCCATGACTCAGGTGGAACGTCTGTTCAAGCGCTATGGCCCTCGCTATCGATTATGGGTAACGCTCACGGTGATGCTGGGCCTGGTAGCGCTCGGTATGTCGATCACTATCGTCAATGTGGCGATTCCCTATATCAAGGGTGCCTTCGGCATGAGCGATTCCCAGGTACAGTGGCTATCCACCGGTTTCCTGGCCTCCACCACCGTATCGCTGCTGGTCGCACCCTGGTTGGTAGCCGCCATCGGCCAGCGTGCTACTTTCATGGGCCTTTTGCTGGTATTCATCGCAGCATCGATCCTCGGCGGCCTGGGCCAAGGCATGGCAACACTGGTCGCCGCCCGCATTATCCAGGGCGCGATGACCGGGTTGATCCGACCGGTGGCCATGCAGGCGTTGTTCGCTGCCTACCCCCCGGAAGGACGGGGCATGGCTGTGGCCATGTACGGCATGTGTCTGGGGTTGCCGTTGACGTTGGCAACGGTGATCGGCGGCTGGCTAGTGGAGAACTTCACCTGGCGATACGTATTCTTCATTACCCTGCCGATCTGCCTGGCGGCGGTAGCGATGGGCTATATTTTCCTGCCATCGCGTGAGCAGAAGGGGCCGCGTCCACCTTTCGACTGGGCGGGTGTCGCCATGCTCTTCGCCGCGGTCTTCTCCATCCTCACGGCGCTCTCCAACGGCCAGCGCTGGGGCTGGGACGATCCACGAGTGCCAGTGCTGGTGCTGTTCTCGCTACTCTGTGCCGCAAGTTTCATTGCCTGGCAAAGGCACACCAAACACCCGCTGCTCGACCTGGCGATCTTCCGCTACCGGATCTTCGTGGTCGGCGCCCTGGCGATGCTGCTATTCGGCGGTGCCTTCTACGGCGTGATGTATCTGCTGCCACAGTTTGTGCAGTCGGTCCTGCACTACAGCCCCATCACCGCCGGGATGATCTTCGTACCATCGACAGCAGTGCTCGGCGTTCTGGTGCCACTGGTAGGCTGGCTCAGCGACCGCCACCCACCACACTGGATCACCCTGCCGGGACTGGCTTGCACGGTGTTCTCGGTATGGCACATGGCACAGATGGACTGGAACACCTCCTTCGCTTTCCTGGCCGGCAGCATGGCGATCATGTCCATCGGCATGGCGTCCTTCCCACCACCCACGCTGTCCAATGCCATCGCTGCGCTTCCGCTGCAGCTTACCGGTCACGGCTCAGGAGCGATCAACTTCGCCATGCAGCTGGGGGGAGCGTTAGGTACAGCGGGCCTGGTCATTCTGCTCGACCGCCAGACAGCGCTGCATGGCCACCACCTGAATGCAGGCATCAATGCCAATAACGCCATGGCCAATGAACAACTCAGCTACTTGGCGGAGTTGACCGCCCGTCTCGGCATTCCAGATACCCAGCAGCAGACCATGGCGGGTTATCTGACAGGGCGCCTGGAGTCGATCTGGGCCTCGCTCCTCGCCTACCAGGATGGTTTCTGGCTACTGGTAGGCGTCCTGTTGATCGTCAGCATTCCCTCGGTGCTGCTCAGCCGCTGGCGGTATGCCTAA
- a CDS encoding HlyD family secretion protein, whose product MTTPSSQAASRRLPKASRLALLTLLVLACLIWAGLAIYHRLTHVSAQDARVMADQVTISSRLPGWVTDFTLIEGDTLAKNDMVARLYSQPDERQLEALQAGVAAAQARLNYQNSRLKLSQAQLEGGLNITQQELEASRAAMDAANARLEQARKDYERSNSLLARHSVSQQQRDEDYYALQSAQAESRQATQEVAVSQAQADNAQVGFINGSQMPLPNPDVIRAQLEMATQELAQARSQVAQQQLRLSDLQVPSPIGGIVDKTLIDEGEYISAGQPILMMHNPDALWVEANIKETDVGELRLGQPVDITVDAYPNDDFHGHVAVIGRAATSQFALLPDPNPSGNFTKITQRIPVRIALDDGPFELIGPGMMVEVDIDVTVDGQRHG is encoded by the coding sequence ATGACAACACCAAGCTCACAAGCCGCATCCCGCCGCTTGCCCAAAGCCTCCCGGCTAGCACTGCTCACCCTGTTGGTGCTGGCCTGTCTGATCTGGGCTGGCCTGGCGATTTATCACCGCCTGACGCATGTCAGTGCCCAGGATGCGCGGGTAATGGCCGATCAAGTCACCATCAGCAGCCGCCTGCCAGGCTGGGTCACGGATTTCACCCTTATCGAGGGAGACACTCTGGCCAAGAACGACATGGTCGCGCGGCTTTACAGCCAACCGGATGAGCGCCAGCTCGAGGCACTGCAAGCTGGAGTAGCCGCTGCACAGGCCCGGCTGAACTACCAGAACTCACGTCTGAAGCTGTCCCAGGCACAGCTCGAGGGCGGGCTGAATATCACCCAGCAGGAGCTGGAGGCCAGTCGAGCCGCCATGGATGCCGCCAATGCGCGTCTGGAGCAGGCTCGCAAGGACTATGAGCGCTCCAACTCCTTGCTGGCCAGGCACTCGGTCTCGCAGCAGCAACGTGACGAGGACTACTACGCCCTGCAATCTGCCCAGGCGGAGTCCCGCCAGGCCACCCAAGAAGTGGCCGTCAGCCAGGCTCAGGCCGACAACGCCCAGGTCGGCTTCATCAACGGTTCGCAGATGCCACTGCCCAATCCCGACGTGATTCGCGCCCAGTTGGAGATGGCGACTCAGGAGCTGGCCCAGGCTCGTTCCCAGGTGGCTCAGCAACAGTTGCGCCTCAGCGACCTGCAAGTGCCAAGCCCGATCGGCGGGATAGTCGACAAGACACTGATCGACGAGGGCGAATACATCAGCGCCGGTCAGCCGATCCTGATGATGCATAACCCCGACGCCCTGTGGGTCGAGGCCAACATCAAGGAAACCGATGTTGGCGAGCTGCGTCTCGGCCAGCCGGTCGACATCACCGTCGATGCCTACCCCAACGACGACTTCCATGGCCATGTCGCCGTCATCGGACGCGCCGCGACCAGCCAATTCGCGCTGTTGCCAGACCCCAACCCGTCCGGCAACTTCACCAAGATCACTCAGCGTATTCCTGTGCGTATTGCCCTGGATGATGGCCCCTTCGAGCTGATCGGCCCCGGAATGATGGTCGAGGTCGACATCGATGTCACCGTGGATGGCCAGCGCCATGGCTGA
- a CDS encoding dienelactone hydrolase family protein, which produces MTYDEITLQARDGECPAYVFTPEGQGPWPAVIVYMDAFGIRPGLKQMAETIAASGYLVLLPDLFYRLGNYGPLVPKDIFAGDDFRAVIGPLMASTDNHKAAADTEAFLKYLDAREDVIGGKVAMVGFCMGGGMAITAAAHYPDRVAAAVSFHGGNLATDQPTSPHLLAPKIQAELYIAVADNDKSYPPAMAERFERALSDAGVRYRSELYRGASHGWMKPDFPIYDKAAADKGWAEMFELLERTLR; this is translated from the coding sequence ATGACCTACGACGAGATCACCCTCCAGGCCAGGGACGGAGAATGCCCTGCCTATGTGTTCACCCCGGAAGGGCAAGGCCCATGGCCTGCAGTGATTGTCTATATGGATGCCTTTGGCATCCGGCCTGGGCTCAAGCAGATGGCAGAAACCATCGCCGCTAGTGGCTACCTGGTGCTGTTGCCGGACCTGTTCTACCGCTTGGGAAACTACGGCCCGCTGGTACCGAAGGACATCTTTGCCGGTGACGATTTTCGTGCCGTGATCGGGCCGCTGATGGCCAGCACCGACAACCATAAGGCAGCAGCGGATACCGAGGCGTTTCTGAAGTATCTGGATGCGCGTGAAGATGTCATCGGTGGCAAGGTCGCCATGGTCGGCTTCTGCATGGGGGGTGGCATGGCGATCACCGCCGCTGCCCACTATCCGGATCGCGTGGCGGCAGCGGTGAGCTTTCATGGCGGCAATCTGGCCACCGACCAGCCCACCAGCCCGCATCTGCTGGCACCGAAGATCCAGGCCGAGTTGTATATCGCTGTGGCCGACAATGACAAGAGCTACCCACCGGCAATGGCCGAACGTTTCGAGAGAGCGTTGAGCGATGCTGGGGTGAGGTATCGTAGTGAACTGTATCGAGGTGCGTCTCACGGCTGGATGAAGCCGGACTTTCCCATCTATGACAAGGCCGCGGCCGACAAGGGGTGGGCCGAGATGTTCGAACTGCTCGAGCGCACGCTTCGCTGA
- a CDS encoding class I SAM-dependent methyltransferase, translated as MQRKELEAIFDQQADGYDQQWSRLAPIRDGLNLLVSAVFSGLPADARVLCVGAGTGSEILHLAQRFPEYHFTAVEPSASMLEVCRRRTEEHGIASRCEFHNGYLETLAPSTPFDAATSLLVSQFIMEEEKRSDFFREIAGRLRPGGYLASADLASDMNSPEYQSLLDVWVQLMSAGDVAPDTVERFRAMYGRDVAVLPPERISAIMTAGGFDAPVPFFQAGLVHAWYARRTSSGI; from the coding sequence ATGCAACGCAAAGAGCTGGAAGCGATCTTCGATCAACAAGCCGACGGTTACGACCAGCAATGGTCCAGACTGGCTCCGATTCGTGATGGATTGAACCTGCTGGTCAGCGCAGTGTTTTCCGGTCTTCCCGCCGATGCACGAGTGCTGTGTGTCGGGGCCGGAACCGGCTCCGAGATTCTCCACCTCGCGCAGCGCTTTCCCGAATACCACTTCACGGCCGTGGAGCCTTCCGCGTCGATGCTGGAAGTCTGCCGCCGCCGCACGGAGGAACACGGGATTGCATCTCGCTGCGAGTTTCACAACGGCTATCTCGAGACGCTGGCACCCTCGACGCCCTTCGATGCGGCCACCTCGCTCCTTGTGTCCCAGTTCATCATGGAAGAAGAAAAGCGGTCGGATTTCTTTCGCGAGATCGCCGGGCGGCTTCGGCCAGGTGGCTATCTGGCCAGCGCCGACCTGGCGTCAGACATGAATTCCCCGGAGTATCAAAGCCTGCTGGACGTCTGGGTGCAACTGATGAGCGCCGGGGATGTAGCCCCTGACACGGTAGAACGGTTCCGCGCCATGTACGGCCGCGACGTCGCAGTACTGCCACCCGAGCGCATCAGTGCCATCATGACAGCAGGAGGATTCGATGCACCGGTGCCATTCTTCCAGGCCGGGCTGGTTCACGCCTGGTATGCCAGGCGGACATCGAGTGGCATTTGA
- a CDS encoding ArsR/SmtB family transcription factor, producing MNHANSPSQNDIAILAETFHLLGEPTRLRILFFCLREAKSVGDISESLDLSQTLVSHHLRLLRGARLVRRERRSRQVFYEVADSHVSDMLVDMVSHVEEDATDD from the coding sequence TTGAATCACGCGAATTCACCGTCACAGAATGACATTGCCATTCTGGCAGAAACCTTTCATCTGCTTGGGGAACCGACCCGACTGAGGATTCTGTTCTTTTGCCTGCGCGAAGCCAAGTCGGTGGGTGATATTTCGGAAAGCCTGGATCTGTCCCAGACACTGGTCAGCCACCATTTGCGTCTGCTCAGGGGAGCGCGACTGGTCAGAAGGGAACGCCGCTCAAGGCAAGTATTCTACGAAGTGGCCGACAGCCATGTAAGCGACATGCTGGTCGACATGGTGAGCCATGTGGAGGAGGACGCTACGGATGACTAG
- a CDS encoding cation diffusion facilitator family transporter: MAHSHSHDHHDHDHSHAPTVTAGNERKVLLSFFLIFSFMIVEVAGGLISGSLALLADAGHMLTDAVALALAYAAFRFGRRAADAKRTFGYLRFEVIAGFVNAVTLFAIVLWIIYEAWQRFQAPHAVLAGPMLGVAVVGLLVNVVVFWILTRGDSEHVNIKGAALHVLGDLLGSVGAIVAAVVIYFTGWTPIDPILSVVVSLLILRSAWKLLAKSLHILLEGAPDNATPELIERHLTESVPGLATVSHIHVWSITSGRILATMHVQPESDADARTVVRSVEQELKSRFEIEHATVALDWSDEDESCSLSQASADGHGSCGHKH; the protein is encoded by the coding sequence ATGGCTCATTCACACTCGCATGATCATCACGACCACGATCATTCTCATGCGCCGACGGTCACTGCGGGCAACGAGCGCAAGGTGCTATTGTCGTTCTTCCTGATCTTTTCCTTCATGATCGTGGAGGTGGCAGGGGGGCTTATCTCGGGCTCGCTGGCCCTGCTCGCTGATGCGGGGCACATGCTGACAGATGCCGTGGCGCTGGCGCTTGCCTATGCCGCCTTTCGCTTTGGCCGGCGTGCTGCGGACGCCAAGCGGACCTTTGGCTATCTGCGTTTCGAGGTTATTGCAGGCTTCGTCAACGCTGTCACCCTGTTCGCCATCGTGTTGTGGATCATCTATGAAGCCTGGCAACGCTTCCAGGCACCCCATGCCGTTCTTGCCGGGCCGATGCTGGGCGTTGCCGTCGTCGGGCTTCTGGTCAACGTCGTTGTATTCTGGATTCTGACGCGTGGGGATAGTGAGCACGTCAATATCAAGGGCGCGGCCCTGCATGTGCTGGGCGATCTGCTCGGATCGGTCGGTGCGATCGTTGCCGCCGTAGTGATCTACTTCACGGGCTGGACTCCGATCGATCCCATTCTGTCGGTGGTGGTGTCCTTGCTGATCTTGCGTAGTGCCTGGAAGCTCCTGGCCAAATCGCTGCATATCTTGCTGGAAGGCGCTCCCGACAATGCGACGCCAGAACTGATCGAACGCCATCTCACCGAGTCCGTGCCGGGGCTCGCCACTGTCAGCCACATTCACGTCTGGTCGATCACGTCCGGGCGTATTCTGGCCACGATGCATGTGCAGCCAGAGAGCGATGCCGATGCTCGGACAGTGGTGAGATCGGTCGAGCAGGAATTGAAGTCTCGTTTCGAGATTGAACATGCCACCGTCGCTCTCGACTGGAGTGACGAAGACGAGTCATGCAGCCTGTCCCAGGCTTCAGCCGATGGGCATGGCAGTTGTGGACATAAGCATTGA
- a CDS encoding alpha/beta fold hydrolase has protein sequence MEATRHQLGAPCHHPLELTLHKASNDIKGVVQINPATGVTERMYLPFAQYLAAQGFAVVTFNYRGVGLQSMEAKSVDAGFTDWADHDIERITSWVSEHFDSLPHFAIGHSFGGHAIGLCESSQRLTAAVTICSQAGCLRFIRPLHERWKVALLLKVIGPVTAKLLGYFPGKRLGVSENVPAKIMQQWSRWTSMPNYFFDDPEVDAAKRFARPAMPLLAIGIDDDRWAPSEAIDLMTSYFTGCAVTRMQLGSHESQGAPVGHMGYFRSRHADTLWPVIGQWLHRQL, from the coding sequence ATGGAAGCCACTCGCCATCAACTTGGCGCCCCCTGTCACCATCCGCTTGAATTGACATTGCACAAGGCGTCGAATGACATCAAAGGGGTCGTTCAAATCAATCCTGCTACGGGTGTCACAGAGCGGATGTATCTTCCATTCGCTCAATATCTGGCGGCTCAGGGGTTTGCCGTGGTCACCTTTAATTACCGAGGCGTCGGACTCCAGAGCATGGAGGCCAAGTCGGTGGATGCAGGATTCACCGATTGGGCTGACCATGACATAGAAAGGATAACGTCTTGGGTCAGTGAGCATTTCGACTCACTGCCGCATTTTGCCATTGGGCATAGCTTTGGTGGACATGCCATAGGGCTTTGCGAAAGTAGCCAGCGGCTCACGGCTGCTGTCACCATATGTTCTCAAGCAGGATGCTTGCGTTTTATCCGTCCGCTTCATGAACGCTGGAAGGTGGCTTTACTATTAAAGGTCATTGGCCCCGTCACAGCCAAGCTACTTGGTTACTTTCCAGGAAAAAGGCTCGGAGTGAGCGAGAATGTTCCGGCAAAAATCATGCAGCAATGGTCTCGCTGGACAAGCATGCCCAATTATTTCTTCGATGACCCGGAAGTGGATGCTGCCAAACGCTTTGCCAGGCCAGCCATGCCGCTGCTCGCGATAGGCATTGACGATGATCGATGGGCACCTTCCGAAGCCATTGATCTAATGACGTCATACTTCACCGGTTGTGCTGTCACTCGGATGCAACTTGGAAGTCATGAAAGCCAAGGAGCCCCAGTTGGTCATATGGGGTATTTTCGATCAAGACATGCCGACACTTTATGGCCGGTGATAGGACAATGGTTACACAGGCAGCTATGA
- a CDS encoding GNAT family N-acetyltransferase, whose protein sequence is MTQDFMPTIDTERLLLRPLNLEDSQALLGIFSDPEVMKYWNTSPWKGLDDAHDFINASAEEMARQESIILGVVLKDTNELIGKCMLFSYEKESKRAEIGFGIGRNYWGKGFVSEAGEALLDYGFNVLGLRRVEAEIDPDNISSGKTLERLGFIREGLLRQRWEINGVVSDSALYGMLSADHQAMTARQR, encoded by the coding sequence ATGACACAAGACTTCATGCCAACCATTGATACAGAGCGACTGCTACTGCGCCCTTTGAACTTAGAGGATTCGCAGGCGTTACTCGGAATATTTTCTGATCCTGAAGTGATGAAATATTGGAATACTTCGCCATGGAAGGGACTGGATGATGCACATGACTTTATCAACGCTAGTGCTGAAGAAATGGCTCGGCAGGAATCCATCATACTCGGGGTTGTGCTAAAAGATACTAACGAGCTGATTGGAAAGTGCATGCTGTTCAGTTATGAAAAAGAGTCGAAGCGTGCGGAAATTGGTTTTGGTATTGGGCGAAACTACTGGGGGAAAGGGTTTGTGTCCGAGGCCGGTGAGGCTCTTCTGGATTACGGCTTTAATGTCTTAGGGCTTCGTCGGGTCGAGGCAGAAATCGATCCTGATAATATTTCATCCGGGAAGACATTGGAGCGTCTCGGTTTCATTAGAGAAGGGCTTCTTCGACAACGCTGGGAGATCAATGGCGTTGTGTCTGACTCGGCGCTTTATGGAATGCTGTCTGCTGACCACCAGGCCATGACAGCCAGGCAGAGGTAA
- a CDS encoding MerR family transcriptional regulator — MPDSSMSECWLSIGDLARETGASVRSIRHYDGHGLLTSSRASNGYRVFPATEAIVQVRQIQRLIAAGFSLAEIRSFPDCMLLIEGAMSCPETSEIQRKRLASIERQIADLERRRVRLRQMLAEGAAPPLD, encoded by the coding sequence ATGCCAGATTCTTCAATGTCAGAGTGTTGGTTGTCGATTGGCGACCTCGCCCGGGAGACGGGGGCGAGCGTGCGCTCGATCCGCCATTATGATGGGCATGGCTTGCTCACTTCCTCCCGTGCCAGCAATGGCTATCGAGTGTTCCCAGCAACCGAGGCGATTGTACAGGTCAGACAGATTCAACGCCTGATTGCAGCAGGTTTTAGCCTGGCCGAGATTCGAAGCTTTCCTGATTGCATGCTCTTGATCGAAGGGGCGATGTCTTGCCCGGAGACATCCGAGATCCAGCGTAAGCGGCTTGCGTCCATAGAACGTCAGATCGCCGATCTCGAGCGCCGACGTGTGCGTCTGCGCCAGATGTTGGCTGAAGGAGCGGCGCCTCCCTTGGACTGA
- a CDS encoding alpha/beta fold hydrolase → MLHLIALDALRRLALISLLLIVSTTSWAETKTYTITAPDGVTIAVQESGAPDGQPVILIHGLLGSHLSWEAQVRSPALQGYRLITYDLRGHGVSGMPSSPEAYTDGRRWADDLAAVIAASNAHNPVLVGWSLGAAVITNYLAAYGDGRIAGALYVGGVIELQPDQIVAHPAVYHGLSSADLRTHLDAEREFLALCFQTQPDTVTFQRLLANAALASPTMQDAVPSMTIAVAEGLGATRKPMLLLYGTQDALVHPEPSIARAKALNSNIRSIMYSQSGHAPFLEEADRFNRDLSAFVDEVTQP, encoded by the coding sequence ATGCTTCACCTTATCGCGCTAGACGCACTCCGCAGGCTGGCCCTGATCAGCCTTCTGCTTATCGTCTCAACGACTTCATGGGCTGAAACGAAAACCTACACCATCACCGCACCAGATGGGGTCACGATCGCCGTTCAGGAGTCAGGCGCCCCGGATGGCCAACCCGTCATCCTCATTCATGGTCTTCTTGGCAGCCACCTGAGCTGGGAAGCCCAGGTGAGAAGTCCAGCGCTTCAAGGCTACCGCCTGATCACCTACGACCTCCGCGGTCATGGCGTATCCGGAATGCCCAGCAGCCCAGAGGCGTACACGGATGGGCGCCGCTGGGCGGACGATCTGGCAGCGGTGATTGCAGCCTCGAATGCCCACAACCCCGTGTTGGTCGGATGGTCTCTGGGCGCCGCCGTCATCACGAACTACCTGGCCGCATACGGCGACGGTCGCATCGCTGGTGCACTATACGTTGGCGGTGTGATTGAGCTACAACCGGATCAAATCGTGGCGCATCCAGCGGTATACCATGGTCTTAGTTCAGCGGACTTAAGAACACACCTGGACGCTGAGCGCGAGTTTCTTGCACTGTGCTTCCAGACTCAGCCCGACACTGTTACCTTCCAACGCCTGCTGGCCAACGCGGCCCTGGCCTCACCCACAATGCAGGACGCCGTACCTTCCATGACCATCGCCGTTGCAGAGGGGCTGGGCGCGACGCGCAAACCGATGCTGCTCCTTTACGGTACGCAAGATGCACTCGTGCATCCCGAACCTTCTATTGCACGAGCGAAAGCCTTGAACTCGAATATTCGCAGCATCATGTACTCTCAGTCTGGCCATGCTCCGTTTCTTGAGGAAGCCGATCGATTCAATCGCGATCTATCCGCTTTCGTCGATGAAGTGACACAACCCTGA
- a CDS encoding pirin family protein has product MTRMSWNPAIEPGCPDELGIDVIDTLIVPRSRDIGGFEVRRALPAPKRQMIGPFIFFDQVGPAEFLTGQGIDIRPHPHIGLGTVTYLYRGDFHHRDSIGSDQIIRPGALNWMVAGRGISHSERASAASRSGPHSVLGIQTWLALPESHEDMAPMFEHHGKEALPLIEDQGVSVRLILGNAYGKRAPATLFSDTFYADVKLAAGGRLPMPDNHEDRGIYIVEGSISVAGQDFEAPQMMVFRPGDRITVAAGDRGAQLMILGGATLDGPRYIWWNFVASSMERIEEAKAEWSAQNWGKGRFDLPVDDRDEHIPLPG; this is encoded by the coding sequence ATGACGCGCATGAGCTGGAACCCTGCAATCGAACCAGGCTGCCCTGATGAGTTGGGCATCGACGTGATCGATACCCTTATCGTTCCGCGGTCCCGAGACATTGGTGGCTTCGAGGTTCGGCGCGCCTTGCCTGCGCCGAAACGGCAGATGATCGGGCCGTTCATCTTCTTCGATCAAGTCGGGCCGGCCGAGTTTCTGACTGGGCAGGGCATTGATATTCGTCCGCACCCGCATATCGGCCTTGGTACTGTTACCTACCTGTATCGCGGTGACTTCCATCACCGCGATAGCATCGGTTCCGACCAGATCATCCGCCCGGGCGCGCTGAACTGGATGGTCGCTGGGCGTGGAATCTCCCATTCGGAGCGAGCGTCAGCAGCGAGCCGAAGCGGACCACACAGCGTGCTTGGCATTCAGACCTGGTTAGCCCTGCCCGAAAGTCATGAAGACATGGCGCCGATGTTCGAGCATCACGGTAAGGAGGCGCTTCCGCTCATCGAGGACCAGGGCGTCTCCGTTCGACTTATCCTAGGGAATGCCTACGGCAAGCGCGCGCCTGCGACGCTGTTCTCGGATACCTTCTACGCCGATGTGAAGCTCGCAGCAGGAGGCCGACTGCCGATGCCGGACAATCATGAGGACAGGGGCATCTACATCGTGGAAGGTTCTATCTCGGTCGCTGGCCAGGATTTTGAGGCGCCTCAGATGATGGTCTTCCGTCCTGGTGACAGGATCACGGTCGCGGCCGGAGACAGAGGCGCGCAGTTGATGATCCTCGGTGGCGCGACGCTCGACGGGCCACGTTATATCTGGTGGAACTTTGTTGCCTCCTCCATGGAGCGTATCGAAGAAGCCAAGGCCGAATGGAGTGCGCAGAACTGGGGCAAGGGACGTTTCGATCTCCCCGTTGATGACCGGGATGAGCACATTCCCCTTCCGGGCTGA
- a CDS encoding LysR family transcriptional regulator, whose product MDIAVPRRDAVVSICDKLCREMGNASMDIEELQTFVEVADAGGVSPAARRLGVSKSIVSRRLVRLEAELGVQLLARTTRGAALTEAGATFRDYAARVCAEIDVARETILPAGDLRGRLRIAVPLSFGPTHFAPMLAEMARRHPLLHIQACYSDRFVDLIAEGYDCAIRVGYLQDSNLIARRIGPIYGKLVASPDYIEAHGAPETPEELVAHQALMQGTEAWQLMDGDKVITVRPQGNFKADNGTALVAAAVAGLGIGYLPDCLTHEYVASGALVPIMTNHPPPPAGAYVIRPPGQHPARKIRVLTELLIECFEQAPHLWGPGR is encoded by the coding sequence ATGGACATTGCCGTTCCAAGGCGAGATGCGGTAGTGTCCATCTGCGACAAGCTATGTCGCGAAATGGGGAACGCCTCGATGGACATCGAAGAGCTGCAGACATTCGTCGAAGTGGCTGATGCTGGAGGAGTATCACCCGCTGCACGTCGGCTCGGCGTTTCCAAGTCAATCGTCAGTCGACGACTCGTCCGGCTGGAAGCGGAACTTGGCGTCCAGCTGCTTGCTCGAACTACCCGTGGTGCCGCTCTCACGGAGGCTGGTGCCACGTTCCGAGACTATGCAGCCAGGGTCTGTGCTGAGATTGATGTGGCCAGGGAAACGATCCTGCCCGCCGGCGACCTTCGCGGCCGTTTGCGAATTGCCGTACCGCTTTCTTTCGGCCCGACTCACTTCGCTCCCATGCTTGCGGAAATGGCGCGACGTCACCCTCTGCTTCATATCCAAGCCTGCTACAGCGATCGCTTCGTTGACCTCATTGCAGAGGGATACGATTGTGCGATACGGGTTGGCTATCTTCAGGATTCCAACTTGATCGCCAGACGCATTGGCCCGATTTATGGGAAGCTCGTCGCGAGTCCGGACTATATCGAGGCGCATGGAGCACCCGAGACGCCGGAAGAACTCGTTGCCCATCAGGCCCTCATGCAGGGCACCGAAGCCTGGCAACTCATGGATGGCGACAAGGTCATCACGGTGCGTCCACAGGGAAACTTCAAGGCTGACAACGGCACTGCTCTTGTGGCCGCCGCGGTTGCCGGGCTCGGTATCGGTTACCTGCCTGACTGCCTCACCCATGAATATGTGGCCTCCGGGGCGCTGGTACCGATCATGACAAACCATCCACCACCGCCAGCAGGGGCTTATGTCATCCGCCCGCCAGGTCAACATCCCGCCCGGAAGATACGGGTCCTCACCGAACTCCTGATCGAGTGCTTCGAGCAAGCTCCTCACCTTTGGGGCCCTGGACGCTAA